The Bacillota bacterium genome contains a region encoding:
- a CDS encoding PhzF family phenazine biosynthesis protein — MSLMQAAAGGGRTATLLPGGGDDVELEIWQVDAFTSVPFGGNPAGVVPDARGLDEDLMQKIAREMNVSETAFVLAGASDDSPEPGGPRPALPVRFFTPTTEVDLCGHATIATFFALALRNRLPSRRNTSTEDPGQLVCYQHTRAGALPVQVLLDDDGHPARVMMAQVPPASRGEPGSEAVAELAAALGAEVALLGEDPRATPEIVSTGLWDLIVPLPDRKTLWSLEPDFGRLARLCRRLQVVSVHCFTFDALDTGDGGEIAAHCRDFAPAVGIGEEAATGTASGALGGYLALRGLIPFYDGVARLRCEQGHIMGRPSLIHVRLEAFPEGPPRVWVGGAARLVLEGKILL; from the coding sequence ATGAGTCTGATGCAAGCCGCCGCCGGCGGGGGCAGGACGGCGACGCTCTTGCCGGGTGGGGGTGACGATGTGGAGCTCGAGATCTGGCAGGTGGATGCATTCACTTCCGTGCCGTTTGGGGGCAATCCCGCAGGGGTGGTCCCGGATGCCCGCGGGCTGGACGAGGATCTCATGCAGAAAATCGCCCGGGAGATGAACGTCTCGGAGACGGCCTTCGTGCTGGCCGGGGCCTCAGACGACTCTCCAGAGCCGGGCGGCCCGCGCCCCGCGCTGCCGGTGCGCTTTTTCACCCCCACCACCGAGGTGGACCTTTGCGGGCATGCCACCATCGCCACCTTCTTCGCGCTCGCTCTGCGCAACCGCCTCCCCTCCCGCCGCAACACCTCCACGGAGGACCCGGGGCAACTGGTGTGCTACCAGCACACCCGGGCGGGAGCCCTGCCTGTCCAGGTACTGCTCGACGATGACGGCCACCCCGCGCGGGTGATGATGGCGCAGGTACCGCCCGCATCCCGGGGCGAACCCGGTAGCGAGGCGGTGGCGGAGCTCGCCGCAGCGCTGGGGGCAGAGGTGGCCCTCCTGGGGGAGGACCCGCGCGCCACCCCCGAGATCGTTTCCACCGGCCTCTGGGACCTGATTGTCCCCCTTCCGGACCGCAAGACACTCTGGTCTCTGGAACCTGACTTCGGGCGCCTGGCCAGGTTGTGTCGGAGGCTGCAGGTGGTCAGCGTCCACTGCTTCACCTTCGATGCCCTCGACACCGGCGATGGCGGTGAAATCGCCGCCCACTGCCGCGACTTCGCCCCGGCCGTGGGGATAGGTGAGGAGGCGGCTACCGGAACGGCCAGCGGGGCCCTGGGTGGGTACCTGGCCCTGCGCGGGCTCATCCCCTTCTACGATGGGGTGGCCCGGCTGCGCTGCGAGCAGGGTCACATCATGGGCAGACCCAGCCTCATCCACGTACGCCTGGAGGCATTCCCCGAGGGACCGCCGCGCGTTTGGGTGGGCGGAGCAGCCCGCCTGGTGCTGGAGGGAAAGATACTCCTGTAA